The Streptomyces sp. NBC_00335 DNA window GCCCCGGCCAGCGCCATGCAGAAGGCGACGAGCAGGGTCGGCACGCCCAGAACGAGCGGGATGAACAGCGCCGGCCCCGCCGAGGTCAGCACGTTCCACGCCCGCCCGGCCGGGCCGACGCGCAGGACCAGGTCCGTCGAGTCGGGGCCTTGTCTCAACAAGGGATCGGTGGCCATGCCTCCAGCGTAGGACCGGTCCGCAAGAGCGCCTCGACCGTATCCGGCCGATGGGGCACGACTTCTGACGGCCGTAGCCCACAGCCGGCGGGCGCGGCGGGCTCCCGTGGTTCGAACCATGGCTCGAACCACGGGTCGGGCCACTCCTCGGCGGCGGCCATCAGCAGGTAGAGGGTGGCGCCGTGCAGGATCTCGCGGATGATGTCGGCGTGGCCGCCGTGGCGTGCGGTCTCCTCGATCAGGTGCAGCAGCACCCACCGCACCGACCACTCCTCGACGTCGGCGGGGGAACCACGGCACTCCCCGGGGGACGGGAACGCCCTGGCCGAGGTCGGCGATGCCGGCGACGGACTCGTCGTTCTGCCCGGTCACCAGCTCGTAGTCGGCCAGCAGCCCGGCCAGGGTCTCGCCGGGCGCGGGCCGGAACTCGTCGTCGCCCGATCTCCTGCAGGTGGGCTCCGCGTACTACCTCTCGCCCGACGGGCTCAGCCGAGGCCGCCTTGGTGACGAGGTCGGCGAGGCCGAGCTGCATGCCGGTCTTGAGCGGCTCACTGCCGCTGGCCTGCCCAAAGTGGCCGAGTAGAGACAGCGCTCCCGAGTCGGAGTTCGAGCCCGACGAGTTCGGCCCGACCGCCCCTACGAAGCCTGCCGCGCCCTCGTTCGGGCCGAACCGCAAATTCGGTGTGATGGATCAGAACGTCGCCGCAGGGCTGGTCGAGGAATGGCTGGCGGGGCCGAACTCCGAGGCGAGCGGCCACTTCAGCTACCAGGCCGTCGAGCACTACCGGCCGGCCGTCCTGCACTGGCTCACCGTCGGCTGCGGCGCCGAAAGCGGTCTGCCGAACCCCGAGCTCCACCTCCGGCCCACCCCGGCGGCCCTGCAGGAGTGGGCCGTCGGCTACGCCGGCGCCGCCCGCTCGCGCGACGCCTGCGGGGCCGTACGGTCCTTCTACCGCTGGCTCGAAACCCCGGCGGGCGCGGGCGGGCCCGGTCTCGTGCCGATCGGCACCGCCAGGTCGCTGCAGTTCCAGCGCGGCGGGAACTTCGCCGCCGGGCTGCTCGGGCGTGAGCTCTGGACCCCCGACCAGTGCCGCTGGCTCGCCCAGGCCGCCGACCGCTACCAGGGCACCCGGCGCGAGGGCCCGCACCGCGCCCGGGCCCTCGTATACCTCTGCCTGAACCACTACCTGGGGGGACGGAGCTCGGAGGCCGACGTCCTGCGGCCCGGCCAGATCGCCGCCATGCGGCTGAGGGGCCGCCACCAGGAACAGCACCGCACCACCTGGGACGTCCCCCAGAAGAACGCCGCCAGCGACGCGACACGCCTGCAGCCCGTACACCACGACGGCGTCCGCGCCATCGACGAGTACCTGCCCCAGCGCGCGGCCGCCCTCCCCGACACCGGCCACCTTTTCACGACCGTCAACGGCCGCCCCCTGGAACCCCAGTCCCTGCTGCGGATCCTGCGCAGCGTGGCCGCGACGCACCCGGACCTCGAAGAGGCGGCCCGCACCCTGTCCGCCGACGCGGTCACCCACTCAGCGGCGGACCCTGCCCGTCCCGCGGCCGGTTCCTCCGCCGACGTCCCGAGCGCCGGAGGCACCCGTGCATGAAGACCTCATCGCCGCGCGCGCGGGGGAGTAGGCCCTCGTGGCTTTGTTGGTGAGTTTCGAACCGCCACCCCAGCACCCCGCCACGATGTCGGCAGAGTCCTAGCCAGTGCCTGACCGCAGTGGTGCACCGGGGCGCAGCACTAGCAGTAGTTCGTGTTGTTGAATTTGGCGAAAGCGGCCCGTGTTTGGGTTCCGACAACCCCGTCGATGCCGACGCCAAGCCAGTTCTGCAACGCCTT harbors:
- a CDS encoding mycothiol transferase yields the protein MRWVLLHLIEETARHGGHADIIREILHGATLYLLMAAAEEWPDPWFEPWFEPREPAAPAGCGLRPSEVVPHRPDTVEALLRTGPTLEAWPPIPC